ATTTGGCTCAGAATACATCGAATTACTCATTAGGAATGGTCGAGGAATTAGCTGAAGCAGACGCATTTAATAATTACGACTCTTCTGTAAATCCGCTTGATGTAATTAATGATGCAATGAATTCTGTACGCAATAAAATAGCACGTTATCCAAATACGATTGTAATGGGCATCAGTGTTTATAATGCGCTACTTGCTCACCCAAATATATCTTCGCTTGTACAGTATTCCGGGCTGGCTAAAGTGACGGATGAAATACTTACCAAGCTACTGAATATTGATACTATTCATGTTGGGATGAGTGTACATACTGAAGATGGCAATACTTTCAGTGACATTTGGGGCGGTAATGTCATTCTGGCTTATGTGGATAAATCACCAAAAGGTAAGCGGAATGAATTTAATCCAAGCTGGGGCTACACATTTCAAAGAGAAGGTATGCCGGAAATTGATACTTATTACGAAAATGGTGGCAAAATCAAAGTAATCAGAAATACTGACAATTATGGTATAGCCATTACTGGAAGCGATGCTGCATTTCTGATTAAAGGTGCATTTCAAACTATAACTGAAGGAGAATAATTATGTCTGCAAATAATAAAACCTACCATCCTCTTAATTATATTACTATTGAAGCTGATGAAGATTTACTTCCTAACCGTTTTGTTGATTTTAACGGTGGAGTATGTGCTTCCGAAAGCAAATCTCTGGGTGTAACAGATTCCAAATGGCTTTCCGGTGAGCAGGCGTCTATTATAACCATCGGCATTGCTGTAGTTGAATCGTCTGTAGCGATTGATGCAGGGGATTTGTTGACATCGGATACAGACGGTAAAGCAAAG
This window of the Ignavibacteriota bacterium genome carries:
- a CDS encoding DUF2190 family protein: MSANNKTYHPLNYITIEADEDLLPNRFVDFNGGVCASESKSLGVTDSKWLSGEQASIITIGIAVVESSVAIDAGDLLTSDTDGKAKKATGIMQVNGRSLDTITGAGFVRVILIHS